A part of Setaria viridis chromosome 8, Setaria_viridis_v4.0, whole genome shotgun sequence genomic DNA contains:
- the LOC117834095 gene encoding 4-coumarate--CoA ligase-like 7 isoform X1 — protein sequence MATPQPAASADGCATAPGAVDSRSGYCKETKTFCSLRPPVPLPPAGSPLSFTAFAFSLLPSPLPAHPALLDAATGETLSFPAFRSQVRALAGGLRSRVGVRRGDVAFVLAPARLDVPVLYFALLSFGAVVSPANPALTAAEVARLVALSDASVAFAVSSTAAKLPAGLPTVLLDSDHFRSFLHNEDRGEVLALETAVVHQSETAAIQYSSGTTGRVKAAALSHRNFTAMAAGSHALAHKPRHGRDRMLLGAPMFHSLGFYYALKGIALGQTTVLVTDTVARRGVKGVVEAAERWAVSEMTASPPVVIGMAKERCDLEALERVVCGGAPLPTTAAEMFRRRFPNVDLCMGYGSTEAGGISLMIDREECTRIGSAGRVSENVEVKIVDHITGKPLSVGQRGELFVRGPTVMTGYVGDDEANASTFDSEGWLKTGDLCYVDQDGFLFVVDRLKELIKYKGYQVPPAELELVLQTLPEVVEAAVMPYPHEEAGQIPIALVVRKPGSKVTEAQVMDHVAKRVASYKKIRKVLFVDSIPKSPAGKVLRRQLTNYVQFGAVSRL from the exons ATGGCCACTCCCCAACCCGCGGCCAGCGCCGACGGCTGCGCCACTGCTCCCGGCGCCGTGGACAGCCGCAGCGGCTACTGCAAGGAGACCAAGACGTTCTGCAGCCTGCGTCCGCCGGTGCCGCTGCCACCGGCAGGCAGCCCGCTCTCGTTCACAGCGTTCGCGTTCTCGCTCCTGCCGTCACCGCTCCCGGCACACCCAgccctcctcgacgccgccaccggTGAGACCCTGTCGTTTCCAGCGTTCCGGTCCCAGGTGCGCGCGCTAGCGGGGGGCCTGCGCTCACGGGTCGGGGTCCGCCGCGGCGACGTCGCGTTCGTGCTCGCGCCGGCGCGGCTGGACGTCCCGGTGCTCTACTTCGCCCTGCTTTCGTTCGGCGCCGTCGTGTCGCCGGCCAACCCGGCGCTCACCGCCGCCGAGGTCGCTCGCCTCGTCGCACTGTCGGACGCGTCTGTCGCCTTCGCCGTGTCGTCGACCGCTGCCAAGCTGCCGGCTGGCCTTCCCACCGTCCTCCTCGATTCCGATCACTTCCGCTCCTTCCTGCACAATGAAGACCGCGGGGAGGTGCTGGCGCTGGAAACGGCGGTGGTGCACCAGTCGGAGACGGCCGCGATCCAGTACTCGTCAGGCACAACTGGGCGAgtgaaggcggcggcgctgtcgcACCGGAACTTCACCGCGATGGCGGCGGGGTCTCACGCTCTGGCCCATAAGCCGAGGCATGGTCGTGACAGGATGCTCCTAGGTGCGCCAATGTTCCACTCCCTTGGGTTCTACTATGCGCTGAAGGGCATCGCGCTGGGGCAGACGACGGTGCTGGTCACCGACACGGTGGCGCGGCGTGGCGTGAAAGGGGTGGTGGAGGCAGCGGAGAGGTGGGCGGTCAGCGAGAtgacggcgtcgccgccggtggTGATAGGGATGGCGAAGGAGCGGTGCGACCTGGAGGCTCTGGAGCGGGTGGTATGCGGTGGCGCGCCGCTGCCGACGACGGCAGCGGAGATGTTCCGGCGACGATTCCCCAACGTGGATCTTTGCATG GGCTACGGTTCAACTGAGGCCGGTGGCATCTCACTGATGATCGACCGGGAAGAGTGTACCCGCATCGGCTCCGCCGGCCGTGTTTCGGAGAACGTAGAGGTGAAGATTGTGGATCACATAACTGGTAAGCCCCTGTCCGTCGGGCAGAGAGGGGAGCTATTTGTGAGAGGGCCAACCGTCATGACTG GATATGTTGGCGACGACGAAGCGAACGCTAGCACTTTCGATTCTGAAGGCTGGCTTAAGACTGGGGACCTTTGCTACGTCGatcaggacgggttcctgttcgTGGTGGATAGGCTGAAAGAGCTCATCAAGTACAAGGGCTACCAG GTTCCACCTGCCGAGCTGGAGCTTGTCCTGCAAACATTGCCAGAAGTTGTCGAAGCTGCAGTCATGCC GTATCCTCATGAGGAGGCAGGGCAGATACCGATAGCGCTTGTTGTGAGGAAACCTGGAAGCAAGGTCACCGAGGCTCAAGTCATGGACCATGTCGCGAAGCGGGTAGCTTCGTATAAGAAGATCCGCAAGGTGCTGTTTGTCGACTCCATACCCAAATCGCCAGCTGGGAAGGTACTGAGAAGGCAGTTGACGAACTATGTGCAGTTCGGTGCTGTCTCTAGGTTGTGA
- the LOC117834095 gene encoding 4-coumarate--CoA ligase-like 7 isoform X2 encodes MATPQPAASADGCATAPGAVDSRSGYCKETKTFCSLRPPVPLPPAGSPLSFTAFAFSLLPSPLPAHPALLDAATGETLSFPAFRSQVRALAGGLRSRVGVRRGDVAFVLAPARLDVPVLYFALLSFGAVVSPANPALTAAEVARLVALSDASVAFAVSSTAAKLPAGLPTVLLDSDHFRSFLHNEDRGEVLALETAVVHQSETAAIQYSSGTTGRVKAAALSHRNFTAMAAGSHALAHKPRHGRDRMLLGAPMFHSLGFYYALKGIALGQTTVLVTDTVARRGVKGVVEAAERWAVSEMTASPPVVIGMAKERCDLEALERVVCGGAPLPTTAAEMFRRRFPNVDLCMGYGSTEAGGISLMIDREECTRIGSAGRVSENVEVKIVDHITGYVGDDEANASTFDSEGWLKTGDLCYVDQDGFLFVVDRLKELIKYKGYQVPPAELELVLQTLPEVVEAAVMPYPHEEAGQIPIALVVRKPGSKVTEAQVMDHVAKRVASYKKIRKVLFVDSIPKSPAGKVLRRQLTNYVQFGAVSRL; translated from the exons ATGGCCACTCCCCAACCCGCGGCCAGCGCCGACGGCTGCGCCACTGCTCCCGGCGCCGTGGACAGCCGCAGCGGCTACTGCAAGGAGACCAAGACGTTCTGCAGCCTGCGTCCGCCGGTGCCGCTGCCACCGGCAGGCAGCCCGCTCTCGTTCACAGCGTTCGCGTTCTCGCTCCTGCCGTCACCGCTCCCGGCACACCCAgccctcctcgacgccgccaccggTGAGACCCTGTCGTTTCCAGCGTTCCGGTCCCAGGTGCGCGCGCTAGCGGGGGGCCTGCGCTCACGGGTCGGGGTCCGCCGCGGCGACGTCGCGTTCGTGCTCGCGCCGGCGCGGCTGGACGTCCCGGTGCTCTACTTCGCCCTGCTTTCGTTCGGCGCCGTCGTGTCGCCGGCCAACCCGGCGCTCACCGCCGCCGAGGTCGCTCGCCTCGTCGCACTGTCGGACGCGTCTGTCGCCTTCGCCGTGTCGTCGACCGCTGCCAAGCTGCCGGCTGGCCTTCCCACCGTCCTCCTCGATTCCGATCACTTCCGCTCCTTCCTGCACAATGAAGACCGCGGGGAGGTGCTGGCGCTGGAAACGGCGGTGGTGCACCAGTCGGAGACGGCCGCGATCCAGTACTCGTCAGGCACAACTGGGCGAgtgaaggcggcggcgctgtcgcACCGGAACTTCACCGCGATGGCGGCGGGGTCTCACGCTCTGGCCCATAAGCCGAGGCATGGTCGTGACAGGATGCTCCTAGGTGCGCCAATGTTCCACTCCCTTGGGTTCTACTATGCGCTGAAGGGCATCGCGCTGGGGCAGACGACGGTGCTGGTCACCGACACGGTGGCGCGGCGTGGCGTGAAAGGGGTGGTGGAGGCAGCGGAGAGGTGGGCGGTCAGCGAGAtgacggcgtcgccgccggtggTGATAGGGATGGCGAAGGAGCGGTGCGACCTGGAGGCTCTGGAGCGGGTGGTATGCGGTGGCGCGCCGCTGCCGACGACGGCAGCGGAGATGTTCCGGCGACGATTCCCCAACGTGGATCTTTGCATG GGCTACGGTTCAACTGAGGCCGGTGGCATCTCACTGATGATCGACCGGGAAGAGTGTACCCGCATCGGCTCCGCCGGCCGTGTTTCGGAGAACGTAGAGGTGAAGATTGTGGATCACATAACTG GATATGTTGGCGACGACGAAGCGAACGCTAGCACTTTCGATTCTGAAGGCTGGCTTAAGACTGGGGACCTTTGCTACGTCGatcaggacgggttcctgttcgTGGTGGATAGGCTGAAAGAGCTCATCAAGTACAAGGGCTACCAG GTTCCACCTGCCGAGCTGGAGCTTGTCCTGCAAACATTGCCAGAAGTTGTCGAAGCTGCAGTCATGCC GTATCCTCATGAGGAGGCAGGGCAGATACCGATAGCGCTTGTTGTGAGGAAACCTGGAAGCAAGGTCACCGAGGCTCAAGTCATGGACCATGTCGCGAAGCGGGTAGCTTCGTATAAGAAGATCCGCAAGGTGCTGTTTGTCGACTCCATACCCAAATCGCCAGCTGGGAAGGTACTGAGAAGGCAGTTGACGAACTATGTGCAGTTCGGTGCTGTCTCTAGGTTGTGA